A part of Miscanthus floridulus cultivar M001 chromosome 6, ASM1932011v1, whole genome shotgun sequence genomic DNA contains:
- the LOC136460249 gene encoding receptor-like protein 7 yields the protein MSSTHKQLLILLLLLYTHSSSSHPTATANGSIAACLASQSSSLLQLKCSFISKGSLPSWQPDTDCCHWEGVTCDMASGHVIALDLGGQYYLQSNGLDPAIFNLTLLRNLSLSGNDFRGAQLPSSGFERLSELVSIDLSLTNFAGQIPVGIASLNKLLVLDLSGNPNLYLSEPNFQSFIANLSRLRELYLDEMDLSSSGPTWSSTIWPCIPQIQILSLMSCGLSGSIATSFSRLRFLTMVNLRGNFGITGVVPEFFANFSLLTILDLSGNDFEGQFP from the coding sequence ATGAGTTCCACGCACAAACAGCTGCTCAtcttgctcctcctcctctacacACACTCTTCCTCCTCCCATCCTACTGCCACTGCCAATGGCTCCATTGCGGCATGCCTCGCATCTCAGTCGTCTTCCCTGCTGCAGCTAAAGTGCTCCTTCATCAGCAAAGGCAGCCTCCCGTCATGGCAACCTGACACCGACTGCTGCCACTGGGAGGGTGTCACCTGCGACATGGCTTCCGGTCATGTCATCGCGCTCGACCTCGGTGGCCAATATTATCTTCAGAGCAATGGCCTAGACCCTGCAATCTTCAACCTCACCTTGCTCAGAAACCTTAGCCTTAGTGGCAATGACTTCAGGGGAGCGCAGCTCCCATCTTCTGGGTTTGAGCGGCTCTCCGAGCTCGTCAGCATCGATCTGTCTCTTACAAATTTTGCTGGTCAGATTCCTGTTGGTATTGCAAGTCTGAACAAGCTTCTTGTTCTCGACTTGTCTGGTAATCCAAACTTATACCTCAGTGAGCCCAATTTTCAAAGCTTCATAGCAAACCTAAGCAGACTGAGAGAGCTCTACCTTGATGAGATGGACCTCTCCAGCAGCGGCCCAACTTGGTCGAGCACTATATGGCCCTGTATTCCCCAGATCCAAATCCTCAGCTTAATGTCATGCGGATTGTCCGGTTCGATTGCTACCTCTTTCTCGCGACTCCGGTTTCTGACAATGGTTAACCTCAGGGGCAACTTTGGAATCACTGGTGTGGTTCCAGAGTTCTTTGCAAACTTCTCTCTCCTGACAATTCTGGACCTGTCAGGGAACGATTTTGAGGGGCAGTTCCCATAA